The Tenrec ecaudatus isolate mTenEca1 chromosome 4, mTenEca1.hap1, whole genome shotgun sequence region GAATGCCAGACCTTCTAAATCCATGTGAGTCCATGAATCAGAATATTACATATCACTGTATTATATACTTATTGTGTACTTCCAAAATGAAATAGGAAAACTGTACTTTATAATTCACCCTCTTCTAAGATTTGTTCTGTAAAGATTAATAAAAACTTATGACAGGAACATTCAAATAAAGGGACTACAAACTATGTAAAATAAGGTGAAGGATAATTTACTGTACAAAAGGAAAGGGGTGTTCAAGGAAATATTGCCTAAAACTCATCACTTTTTACCAATTTTTCCCTCTTTTATTCCTGTTTTCTTGATATTATACCTATCATTATGACTCTATAATTCCCCTCTCTTttacaatttaaaataaaaaataaatattaatataatatgCAGGATACCCATATACAGGAAGCATAGTAACAATGTTGAGTTCTTTGGCAAGGTCTTTTTTCTCAGACCGATTTTTTTCTAGGTCTCTTTATCAGATAACAGGAGTCATGGGATTCAATAACACAGAGAGAAGAGCTCAAAAAGGGTAAACaattttattctttaaattaGACTTTAGAGAGGTAAAGCCCGTAACACCCTCCAACCTGCCCTTATGCACATGTGCTCCCAGGAGTTAAAAGCAACTTAATGATAGGTAACAATAAAGGTCAAGTATTCGTGTGTAAGAAGTCAAATGCTCAAGATTATCATCTTCATCGGTGACATGTTCCAGAGTGACAGGTTAGTGTGACACAGTGAACAATGCACTATCTTTTAGTATGATTTATGGAGCTGATTCATTAACTTATTTAAAATTTACCTTTCATCTCAACTTTATAAATTTGGAGCATATTTGTGTGTCTTGCAAACAATATATGATAGTTAAAAGGCACCGGTGTGAATGTATTTTTAAATCAGAATAGTAGTAATTAGACACATTATatggttttaaatatatatatatatatgtatatatatgtgtgtttttaaaaagaacagaatgtCCCACTTAAAAGCATTTGTTGAGTACCTACATTACACAAGGCATTTGGTATGAATAGATAGATAACAAAATTCTGAAAACACATAGTTTTCTAAGAGTCTTATTCCTTGAAGGAAGCCAAAACAACCCCATCCAAATAGTTGCATTGCAAGTAACAATATGAAATGCTATTAAGGAAGCATGTCAAAAATGGGAGAGAGAATTTCCTTCATCACAAGGCATTTATAAATGTTTCCTAACAGAGGGGTTGAAGCCTGatgaccagctgctctgtgggaagggCATGAGTTCTTCTTCCTTAAAGAGTTTTACTCAGAGCTCTGGGCTGAGCTTCTGGTCCCAGGgcacaaccaccagcagcttcctgggagaaagactgggctttctgttcttgtaaacaattacagtctcagaaatacacggaggtctgagtcagcattgactgaatggcagtggctCATTTAATAGTATTCTGGTCCTAGtccgttcaaactcaccaggtgctccatgggataaagatgtGTCAGTTTGATTTAAAACACTGACAATCTGGAACACCCTGTGAACAGCTGTGCTCTAGgcgataggatcactgtgaggtgCACTCCATTGGACAGCAGTGTGTCTGCGTCAAAGCAGACTCCTCTGAAAAGGGACagagtttcttctcattttcaggcTGGAATATCAGGGAGAATGTGTTTACTAAATACCTGAGTCATAGCGTGTATTTGTTGGTGTCTCCGTGGTGCTAGGTTTTGTTCTCAACTACTAATCTAAAGGTTGACTTTTCAAATTTACCCAGAACCAgcctggaggaaaggcctgacATACATTTCTCTGCAAATTACATTGAAGAGAAGCCCATATGCTGGTCTATTGTGTAACACATGGAgtctccgtgagttggaattgactgaatacAACCATTTCTTTCCTTTGAGGTTGTTCTTGCTTTATTACAGATATAAATAATATACAAGTACATAACTATGTGTCAATAATAGACAAGCAATATTTAACTATTGGTTTAAATGAGGCATTGTTTATGAAGAACAAAATTCCATAGTGTATGGCCTGCTTTTTGTAACATTCAATGGAAAAGGACAACTATATTTTAAACTATGAGTGATAAACTGCAAAATACAGGACTCCAGATCTCTTGAACATGATCTTCTATAGGGAAATAGTAAGTTGGAACCGTGTATCTTGATTTTGTATTGATTAAATAACTTAAATTAAGAataacagaaaaatattaaagCTAGTAAATTGTTGCATTTGAAGAATGATCTATAAAAGTATCTTTCTTAAGCTGTTTGAGACTTACAATGACCCTTTGAAGTGGTCATTAAAAACTGAGGAACAAGGAGTTGACATTACTTATTAATAAACCACAGCTAGATTATCTCTGCTAATGAATATTCACTTTAATAAAAAGATTTCATAACATTGTATAGCATCAAAAAGTAGACTGAGTAAAACATTCCACAACATTTCATAACACCATAAACCACtccctgttctttttttttcagataaAGTATTTCACACATATACCTTCTTCTTTGAATAATAATGCTGTTGAATAATAATGTGACTGAATTCATTCTGCTTGGGTTGACACAGGATCCTGCTAAGAAGAAAATCATATTTGTCCTCTTATTGTTTTTCTACTTGGGCACATTGGTGGGTAACGTGCTGATAATTATTACTCTCAAGACCAGCCGAACACTTGGGagtcccatgtacttcttccttttCTACTTATCCTTGTCTGATACCTGCTTCTCTACTTCCATAGCCCCTAGAACGATTGTGGATGCCCTTTTGAAGAACAGCACCATCTCTTTCAATGAGTGCATTCTCCAggtattttcattccatttctttgGCTGTCTGGAGATCTTCATTCTCATCCTCATGGCTGCTgatcgctatgtggccatctgcaagCCCCTGCACTACACGACCATCATGAGCAGGAGGGTTTGCAGTATATTGGTAGCTGTCGCCTGGGTCGGGTCCTGTGTGCATTCCTCAGTGCAGATTATTTTGGCTTTGAGTTTACCTTTCTGTGGTCCCAATGTGATTGATCACTATTTATGTGACTTGCAGCCTTTGTTGCAACTCGCCTGTGCAGACACCTATGTGATCAACCTCCTCTTGGTTTCCAATAGCGGGGCCATTTGCACAGTGAGTTTTGTCATGCTGATGTTCTCCTATGTTATCATCTTGCATTCTCTGAGAAATCACAGTgctgaaggaaggaaaaaagcccTTTCCACGTGCACCTCCCATATCATCGTGGTCATCCTGTTCTTTGGGCCTTGCATATTTATATACACACGCCCTGCAACCACCTTCCCCATGGATAAGATGTTAACCATGTTCTATACCATTGCAACTCCTTTGCTCAATCCTCTGATTTATACGCTAAGAAATGCAGAGGTGAAAAATGCCATGACAAAGTTATGGAGCAAGAAACGGATCTCAGATTACTAAAGATGAATGGATTGATTTGGTTtgacttaaaatatttcaatagagAATATTATTTTCTGGTTAGACATTTATTCATATACCACGTTAGGAAATGATAGATAATTTCTTCAAGAAAGTAGATAAGATGAACCATAAACTGATCGGTGTTGAATCAATTTCATGAAGAGGAAGCGACAGCATCATTTTGTGTTGAGTTAGAAATAGCCGCAGAAACCAAGAGAAAGCTAAGGCCCAGTGCTTTAGATTGCTGGGTTCTATAGAGAAGCAAAGACATGTATGGTTTTATATGTATAcacaaagagatttatatcaagaaatggttcaCATAGTTGTAAAAATATGCAAATTTAGTCCAGTTCAAATCCAGAGGTCAGATGTAAACTGAAGACTTCTCCTAAATCCTTCACAAACTGACAAGCAGGAAACtgaaagatgaagcagagtgaTCACAGGTAGCACATGAACTTTGGAATTAATTCCAGTGTGGATTAATTAATCCAGAGTCAGCTGTCTTTGATGGCTCCTAGAATTGTCAGGTAATATAACAGGAAAATTGAAGAACCAGATGCAGTCCATATCCAGCACTAGACTCTTCCACATACTGACAATTGATGCTTAAAGCAGGCCACTCCCTAAATTGAATCCTCCCTCCATTGCATCTAGTCTGTGACCGGATTAAGAAAGTGGTTTTCTACCGTATTCTTCCCCAAACTCTTTGGCTGCTtgacagaagatcccatcataaACTGACCATTCTTTGTGATTTTACATCAtgagagaatcctggcccactcACACTGGCATAAAATCTAACTATAATACTACTGTCTCTTGAATGTCTAGGACCACTTGTGGTTTTATTCACGTGTTTTCTCTGTCCTTCTTCATGTTGATTTCTGATGTCACCTGACtaataacctaaaggttggcagtgcaCACCCACACAGCAGGgttacagaagaaaggcctggcaaatctGCCAAAGTTCTTACAGTCAAAACACCCTAAGGGACGGTTCTGCTCTGGTCAACACTGGGATTTCCATGAATGGGGATCAAATAAGTGACAATGGTGTTCGCTTGTTTTTACTTTGATTTCAATTATCACTCTAATGCTGGACTTTCTGGTAGATATTCTCTTTTTACAATTGAAAATGATAATTTTCAGAGATGAAGGTTGGGTCtttgaaagaaaatgtgtatGTCTCAGAAAGAAAATTGTGCTAAGGTTTCAGTACAATCCAAAAAAAATAATGACTTATGTTGAGGGGACTGCAATGTTCATATGACATGCATGGTTCTTCCATTACATCGGGAAAGATTCTTATTTTTGTCACTATCCAGATAACATCACAATATTTAATTTCATAATGATGAGGAGATCAATTTCAATTTTATTCTTCATTTGTATTTTCCGTCTGACTAAACattaaaaatgactttttttccatttgaagctttgtttcttttctttgtacTAAATTGCTTAAAGTTATTAAATTGCTAAAAAATTTAATTTACTAAACACTTTCATATTTCTTTAGCTTGAGAGAATGAACATCCTTTTTTATATGTGGTCATGGAATCTATGGACTCTGAAAATAACCCTAgtgatgtatgtgtatatattttgctttgtttttaattctgTGTACGTCGTGGTGAAATTCATCTCACTTGGATTACAATTGTTTACTGAAGCACTGTTTTATCTGAAAATTGAGAGGCTTGCAGAGCAGTGGATTCCAATTGGCAGTGTTTAATTTGTGCCTTCTTTTTCACTACATGGAAGGGTTAAAAGGTgtatatgattcattttggtgcccCTCAGAGACACTCCACATATCACATTTCCTGGACTTGCACTCAATCTAGAATCCCTGTTGTCACTGCCACTATGGTTCCTGAATGAGGAACCTGTGCTCAAACTCAGAGTCAGATTTTCCAATAAAAGTCACAGAGTTGCAAAGACCACTTAATTTGCTACCTCAAGAGACCTCCTTTGTTAATCAGGACCCTGATAGAGAAAGATAGAGACTCTTTGTGCTAAAATGGGAACATCTTTTTGAGGAATGTGAGAACCATGGACCCAAATATTCTTATATCGTGGGTTGGCACCCTCATGCAAGAGAAGGATAGTCTTCCTTTGCTTTGCTGTGTTTTTGGTTTCCTGAATTGAAAATTGGTCATGAATCACTACTTACTCTCCTCCTATACTTCCAAACAGGTAACCAGTTAAGGCTCAGAAAAGCCAAAACAGTAAATTATAATTTTACCCTTTCATAAATGAGAGTATATAAGGCAATTGCAATTTACAGCTAATATTTACAAAGAGAAATGGGAAAACATTTAACTATAGAAGATGAtcttaggaattccagaacatggcGACTCATTATCACATGCCAGAGGGACTAGGCAGAAATCAGCGCAGGAGagatactaagagggaaattcaacactggcagatcgcaggaggagcatcataaagatcaaTAGGCACAGATCCAAAAGGTTTTGAGAGGTTAAGGGCTTTTGGCTTATCCGAGTGGAGGCTGGCTAAGTTTTGACCTAAGCCACACCACTGTCTCAGTTGGAGTCAGTATAATTTGGAACCGGTgtaggggctttatctcaacaaaacccagcTTGCCTCCTCCTCAAGTCAGGGATTAATCCCTTACAGCTCCAaggatcagggctcagctatattgttacttttgtttctctctcttctctatccccTTCATTCTCAGGAGGcctagttgtgttttgttttgtttgctttctttccctctctttgtctctttccttttccttcacatgCAACTGCTGACATCCAGGCCAATCCCCTtaacctagggcatttatgcctaccCCTGACCCAGCAGGAAGAGCTCAACCCTGTGCAGCTTAGCTCAAGGCTTGGAAAAGACCACCTGTGCTCCACCAGGGGATGTTTGCCCAACTTTttcccagggaattcctgcctatgtcctctgtggtcccatgtgACTGTGGAAACTTCCTTCCACATGCCTTAatgcctcacatggcctaaggcagctgGCCAACACGCACTAACATTCTACTCTGCTGCGAGAACCTCTTCCTAATCTCCACAGCAATAAACCTGACCAGGGAAATTTCACCCACCATTCGTGGTGCTCTATACCAAAACAGGCAACCCACCATCCTTCAGCGGCACTCCCATTGCAGGAGGTACACCCACATACCCTCTGTATCACCCCAAGCTTCCATGGGCCACATCATCACATCTTCTTGGGAGATCACCCAGTACTGAACCATCCTCGTGGGTTCACAACAATCCAACCAGTGCACCCTGAGAGGATCATCCAACTTTCCTTCCAAATAACAAATGACTGGTTAACtaaggaaagagtgaagccacagcagAATATAGTGATAgaccaattccatagtgaaattagctgcaagaagtttgaagaaacattcctatgagtctcccagagagagtcagtGTTCTTTTACTCTGTGGAAAATGGCATCTgggtcctctaaaacaacgcaaggcaaacagcaatcagcaccaatgacctcaacgaaaaacagaagaaacaaaaggcaatgcagaAGAGGTCCTGAACCTAATCACATGCATAGAAGCAGACATTATTCTGTCTCCccatatctctttttatggttttcactttgaggtcaattttatctgagattaagaTTGCAGCCACTGGTTTTGGAATTGCTGCTTGCTTGATATGCCTTTCTCTAGACGTTGATTCTcagcttatttttgtctgtgGCATTGATAAATATCTCCCGCAGGCAgctgattgatgggttgtgttttctaagtctgtcagctagtctcagtcttttaatgcctgagttcaggtcatTATTATTCAGGATCATTacctccatctgcggactctgtgatgtcatcttatacattTTGTGTTGAGTGAttgcctaccttcctttcttatttgtgtgtttctctgtgtgtgtgtgtctgtgtgtgtgtgtgtgtgcatcatcCTTGActgctttccatccttaagccaagactttattggggtctgttttctctttcttaccctctgggtgaagttgttctatgtgacggtctcatttatgcttggtgagtgttgttcttctgcccatagtgggtcagcaaggatcttttgtagggctatgtttcttctaacatattctttgagtttgtctttgtttgggaagactcttacttcgccatctatcttgattgataatatgGCTGGGTAGAGAATTctttggtttgtgttatttttcttcagtttctgctgataggtctgagcatattcttatgtgggaatatgtatatgtgattgtttgttttccctttgctgctctcattaatttctccttttcctcaaagttcgaTACTTTAACTATTATCTGACTTGTTTACTTCTTCTTGGAATGCTGtctaactggtgttctttcagcctcctgattggttgtctggttttcattcattaagctggggagtttcctccaagaattctctcagaaTTATTTCAGATGACTTTGTGTTGTCTTCTTCCGGTACTGCaaatattctaatgttgtttCTCTTTGTAGGACCAACCATAGATAGCTCTAAGGTTTTATTCAGGTTCTATGATCATCTTCTTAgatatttgtttgtgtttgttaaaatCTGCTTGGATGTCCTCCAAGCCACTtgtgcggttctctgcttcctccaatcgattctcgaGGTTCCCTGAgtatgctactggtttttgttatctcctccctaaatttttgtattttcctttgttgtatggactttatcttctctatcatttcatcttttttgtgtATTGTTTCCCACATATCCTgtttgactccaagcagcattctgaaaatttctttttgtggcagataaAGTCTGCTTCTTCTAGTCATGTTGTTAGGTTGAGGTCACATTCTGCTATTGCCTTCTGCTGTTTTTAGTGAAGTAATTGGGGCTGCTATATCTTTGTgctgcgttgttttagaggagacaGTTTTTGTTTTCGAGGGAGTCTAAGAGAACTGGCTCTCTCAGGGAgaattgtaggaatgcttcttccgaCTGCTTACAGCTCATTTCACATTGATTTATCCTACTTTATCTCCTGTGGCTTCCTTTCCAGAGGAGTGCACCAGAAGACTGATAGGTTGCCTACTTTGGTGTAGAACACAGTGaatggtgggcacaattccccTGGCCAGGTAGATCCCCTGTGCTGATTCGAAATGGTCCCAGCTCAGGCTGAAATtgtggcagggccaaggtcaaacCCTATCAAGCCTCCACTTTAATAAGACAGAAGCCCCGGCATTCAAAATCTTGTGGTTCTGTCCCTTCTTATCTTtaggatgctcctcctgtgaactGGCAGTGTTGAAATTCCCTCTTAGTAATTCTCTTGCACTGATTTCTGGTAGTccttctggtatgtgttactcagttacCCTCTACCTGGAAGTTTTCAGTAACACTTATATGTGTGCTATATAaagaataactttatatcaaaagtCATGTTATATCAAAAAGACATctcagcccagcccaactcaagtctatGTGTCTGATGCTAGcctgagccctcttcagactcacatagctgcaggccaATGAAGCAGCAAGGTGACGTTGAAAGGAGGACATTCACAGTCCAGTAGAGTTAGAGCCATGTGCATAAAAGTTTGATGGGACCGTGGCAGGGTAAAGACTACTCTCAGTCTCAACAGCCTATATGGAGATCCCTCTGGGGGGGAAGAACCAAATTCAAGGAAACAGGAAGGAGGAgggcaagagagaaagaaaaagaggggtTCCCAATGACTCTCTTATAAAAGGCCACTGTTaagaggctgtgacttgattgatagtCTGGACTGCACAACTAAACTTTCATCCAGGTGCAAGTTCATATGAAATCTAACCACTACGCTGCTCAATATCTCTTTCTCAGTAGCAGTTTCCCTTTCTACCTCTCCTCCTGGTTCTAAACAGCCTACTTAACTTACATTTCTTTTTAGGGACTCTAGGATTTACATACATTGTAGAGGCCAACTACCTTCCCTGTTTCATGAGCTACCATCTCTAAAGTCTGAAACATCGCATATACTTGACCCTTCTTCAACCACAatacttttctttctcttctgccacTTTGTTCCACTGTTAAGGCTACCTGTAATTACATCTAGGTCTGTTAAGGCTACCTGTAATTACATCTAAGTCACCTGGATAACAGAGAGCTATGTAATTATTCTAAAATTATTTGATGTACAAATTTATTTTTGCACGTGATCTTAATTATAAATACTTGCTGGAAACTATTCAGATATAGATTGTGTGTCTGTCTCTACCATGTTTCCAAGTAGACTGATATTGCAAGACTTACATAGTAAGTGATTCATTGAGTTTGTAACCTATAAACATTGCCTGGGATACAATACCTGTTTGTGAGCAACAGAAAATTGATATTTTTCTCATCATCCCAGACATAATTGATATTTCTATGTAGCCCATCATTCATAAGCAGCCAATTTTATAGAAAAGATCGGGAAGAGATCATTAGCTACTTTTGAATTGACTCCTTTCATGGAtaactgtgcacaacagaatagaATATTTTCTGATCTTGCTGTCAGGTGTGAGTTCTTTGTTGTGGTGACTGTAGCAATCTACCTCAACATCTCTATCACCCTTGCCCATCTTATATTCATCAAGAATGTTTGATTCTAGTAATTAATCCCACCTGGCACCATGATTATATGCCTTGgagtgctaactgcaaagtcagcagttcaaaaccaccagctgttcagtaggtaaaagacaagactttctattccagtaatgaATCAAAGCCTCAAAATcttaggggtggggggagttctgCGTCGTTCTattgatcactgtgagtcagaattgactcattagcagtgagtttagtttggtttggttggcttTGCTTTCTGATATGTCCAAGAGCTTTTGGCTACAAATTGGACTACTAATCCCACAGTGAATTATTTGAATCCTTCAGACACTCCACAGAAGAATGATGACGCTTTCTGAACTTGTAAAGATGCACAGTACCAGAAAACCTCAGGAATAGTTCTGCTCTTTCTTACAGGGATGtcagagtcagaattaactccatgatGGTTTCTTTTATTAGTAACAAGAAAATGATGACATATCCAAAGCAAACAGATCAAATGGTTCCCGTTTGTGATTCACAAAGATTCTTTGCTTGAATTTCAG contains the following coding sequences:
- the LOC142446509 gene encoding olfactory receptor 4C11-like, which translates into the protein MLLNNNVTEFILLGLTQDPAKKKIIFVLLLFFYLGTLVGNVLIIITLKTSRTLGSPMYFFLFYLSLSDTCFSTSIAPRTIVDALLKNSTISFNECILQVFSFHFFGCLEIFILILMAADRYVAICKPLHYTTIMSRRVCSILVAVAWVGSCVHSSVQIILALSLPFCGPNVIDHYLCDLQPLLQLACADTYVINLLLVSNSGAICTVSFVMLMFSYVIILHSLRNHSAEGRKKALSTCTSHIIVVILFFGPCIFIYTRPATTFPMDKMLTMFYTIATPLLNPLIYTLRNAEVKNAMTKLWSKKRISDY